The following is a genomic window from Brachionichthys hirsutus isolate HB-005 unplaced genomic scaffold, CSIRO-AGI_Bhir_v1 contig_764, whole genome shotgun sequence.
ATCTGTTTGGTTCACCAGACCGTCCTGAGCCAACTGCAAGAGAAAATAGAGCCCTGTTAAAGCAGTTCCTATTAAGATGATAtgatacagtggaacctcgctCCTCGAACGACTCGGTGGTCGAACAGCTCAGTTTTCGACCAAATAtgtttagtttaaaatgcctcggattTCGAACGCAcgaaaggcggagtctacccgagcaGGTTccgtttgagtcgacctgccgtagcAGAACGACTGTGcagatttttcattttgtgtgcttATTTtttcgctttgttctctttcgCCCTTCAAGTCAAGGATCCAAAGAAagtttccatttatttcttAGCATTTCGGGAAAaatagtttcggttttcgaacagtattacggaaagaattatgttcgacaaccgaggttccactgtcctTGGTTGCTTAAGGCATTACCCCAACATCTCCTGGTCGCCTACCTTCACAGCCCTGAGGACAGTCAGGCCCTCAAATGTCTCATGAGGCGTGTGCGGTGACCGTCGTCCCCGGTAACCATCTCCAGCAATTGTTGCAGCCTATCATGAGATGAGATTAAACTGTAGGTGAGAGTATTGCTACGTCGATCCTGACTCTCTAGACAATATGGACTTACTGCTGCCAAATGCAGTATTCTTTCACACTCCTTCTCAGTCATGACTCCGTCGAGTACTACACGGTTGGTCCCTTTAAGGCTCAAATCATCCATGGTGATGGTCACGCCCACCCGAGGGACTGGCCCACCTGAAGAGGGGACAAATAAGAAAGGATAAGAAATGTGAGATGGTAAATCCTTAACCATCAAAAATGGAAACAAGAGGGTGGACTCGCCTGCAAAAAATCCACTATCATCCACTTCCTCCTGCTCATCTCCAGCTTGCattttgtcattcattttctctttttcagctctgaaaaataataaaaagaaagattaaaaaaactgTGTTGAAGTCACATTAACGTTCACAAATGCCCCTAGCACCAAATAGAGTTTCTTCAGACTTTCTCACCTCCAGACATCCCTCAGAGATTCTGGTACAACCTCTTCTGGGGTCCATAGATCCTAAAAGCAAAGCAATCATTGAATGCGTTCATTTAATTTTGTGGAAGTaaatatttgacacatttaataCTACGCAGATTGTGGTCATATCACACAACTCTAGTCTCACTACTTACTGGGTCGATGAAAGTGAAGTCGAGGTTCTCCATCCCAAAATATAACAATTCTTTCTCTTGCAAAGAGCGGCTGACATACGTGACAATTTCCTGTGTGACAAATACAAGGAAAGACATGACTAAAAGAACTGGCGTGACGAGACAGCGACTGTTTGATTCTTATTAACGCCATAATTCAAACTTTAAATGGTGCTAGGTTCTTATAACCATAGTGGTGAATTTGCTGTGATGGTCATTAAAATAGTACCTGTGCAGGCTGAGTGCTTTGTGGTTCCGTGTCTCCCCCTAGTGACTCATAATAGAGCTGCAGGTTGCCTAAGGAATCTTTGTCAGAAGGGTAAAACAGGAGAAAGGCGTGAAGTGTCTGCACTGCTCCACGGACATCACCAGCTGTGGGGAGGATGGACATCAAAATAAGGTGAACTGGAACTCCAgggtttgaaatgtgaaatgaaccATGTGAAGAACATTTAGACGAAGAAACCCATACGCCGCATTGTGACTGgacatttgacccccccccaaccctttACCTTTGAACTGTGCAATATGCAGATGCTCCAGCTGCAAGGGCAGGAAGTCCTCCTGGGCAGAAATCCTTCCAGGTCTTGTGGCCACCTGAGTCACGCAGGACTGTCGAAATGCAAGGAGGGACAGGGAAAGAGCTAGACAAAAAAGATCCGTAAAGGTCAATCAAATTGggttctttttattctttttctttctagTTTAAAGCAGAGAAATCAGGTGTCGGtcaatttttcttttcttttttacctgcAGCCTTCTCAAATACACCGTCAACACCGTCGACTCCCCTGTCCTCAGGCAGCGGCTGAGAGGCAACTTCACATTGCACCCTGCACTCCTCTATCTGCTTCATGGTTTCATTCACACAGGCTTTCCATTTCTCAACTGCTTTCACCCAGTCAGAGGAGGCCTCGTGCTGAAGAGCAGAGTCATACAGGACCTGGGTTTgaaggaagggaaagaagaaaatacCTAGTACTGTGCACGACTCAATGTTCTTCTCCTTCAatacatcacccccccccccccccccccccccctcgctcctcaCCCAGTGCTTCTCATGCTCAATCTCTCTGTCCTGGAAGGCATCCTCTCTCACTCCCTTCATCCGTCTGTACTTCTCGATGTTGTTCCTCATCTCCAGGTGATTGGGGTTGGCCATAAAGTAGGTGtgagctgctgatgctgctttCTGCAACTTTTCCACCTGTTGAgttgaaagagagagagagagcgaaagggAACAGACAGAACTGCAAAATCTACATTCATCAGCCGTAATCTTTTCGCCACTGACGGGAGAAGTAAGTAACTTGGACTATCTCGTCCCAGTGGCCTCTGCGGGTTGGTTGTCTGTCAGTAGTGATGGGAAATGAGCCACTATTATGTCATACACCTTTAGAGGTGCCTGAACAGTAGCTTACCTTGTAGTATGTGACCTGTAAAAAGTTGTATGGGTTGCGACTGCTGAATTCATACTCTATGTCGGTAGAGACAGGGAGCTGTCCCACATGTGTGACAGAGAGTCCCATGCAGAACTTCAAGCACTCAGCCTTCTGCTGTATCCAATCCAAGGCCCAAAGGTCCCACAGATTCCCATTTTCAGAGTCTAACAAAATGGAAAACGATAGCGTCAATGTTGGAAGTGGATAACTTCTGTCATCCAGGCAAAAGATAATAATGTACaaatgatgattattattattttaggtaTAAACGTTTGacgtaaataaatgaaacttgttttaaatgtgcatgCTGCGCATTTAGGATTTAGGAACAATTTAAGAAATTAAGATTTAGGAAAAAATACCATTAACAAGCTAATTCCTAACTGGTAACTATTTGATTCAGATCTGTTTGCATGCTTTGCTTGGCCTGATTCTTACTGATCAGCATCAGTATAAACGCAACATGCGTTGTTTGAAGTCATTGTTTGTTTGACATGAATCCATTGACTGCAAAACTGAGGGATTACCAAATTGGTGTTGACATTCCTGCAGACATTCCCAACAACAAAAATCTGGTGCGTCACGATAACTGAGATTAAAATGAACACGTAACAAAATTACTGTAATTacttttaccttttcaaagcaaGGTTGACTTCTTCTAATGTTTAGATTACAAAACAAGGTGCACAAGACACACATTAGAGGGGTTGTTTCGGTCATGGGAATCTAACTGTGTAATTgccataataataaataaataaataagtgcacAAACTTTAATAAATAACTTGCCCAGCTTATCGAACGCCTCTTTCCCTGCTGCCGCACATTCATCGTGACACCGTCTGCGGATTCTGTGCAGCGAATCCTTGGCTGCGATGGATTTCTCCAGCAGCCCCGCAGCCTTCCCCCACTCCTTGTTAAAATACGCCCGGACTCCGCTGTAATACAAAAGATCATAGGGCTGCAGAAGCGCGGACGCTTTGGGGCTGCCACGACTCGGAGCTGCAAAGGAAACACTAAATACTGCCACCGCAACGAGATGAAACGCCACGTATGCAGCGAAACAGCCTGAGAGCAGCGACATGGCTGTTTTGTGAGACGCCAAAactgtggaggagagagagagttggaagaagaagaggagggactATGTAAAATACTTGAGGAAGAAAGTTTCGTCTCGATTGAAGATACAGCACgtttatgttttaataaaacTGTTCTTTATTGCTGACTGGCTTTTGTTTGATCCCATCAGATAAGGTTGTTCTCGGTGTGACGGATAGAAGTCAACTTTGTATTTCTTCATTAAGGTTGCGTTCACGGACGTTACCGTAAATATACCAAATAGTAGAACGGAACATAACTTTGTCTCATGAACACGTAAACTaccacgtaaaaaaaaaaatccacctgTAATTAAATTACTGACTCAGAAGCATATTCAAGCAGggcttttttttcaaatttgcaataaaataaatatgaatgttaTTGTTTCACAAACTCGCGTCAGGTGGGCGACATTCTCCGTATTACGGTAACGAGCCGCAGTGGAGCGGCCTTCCCTCAACGCCAGTGAACGCATCTCACGGTTCATTCAcccaaacacacagacaagcagaagCCAGGCTAGACATTACCGGAGACACTTCCGAGCCGTTAAACCGGGAGGCTACGGGTCCAAACTCAGAGGAGCAAGTGTCCCAGCGAACGTCGGAACTAGCGAGCCTGACATGGCGGACGTCGGTGAGGTTTTGATGTCGGTTTTGTCCACAATTCGAGTTCCCAAACCAGGCGACCGTGTCCACAAAGACGAATGCGCCTTGTCATTTTCCTCGCCGGTGAGCTATCTTCCTCTTTCGAACCGAAACGCCAGCCGACAAACTGCGCGCCTTCGTTTCTGATAATCATCCACTCCCTCCTGTTATCGCCACGTTCGATATTCTATCGGCACAGCCCCGCTTCGATCCTCTGACCTGCTTGATTTTCCTGGTTAAACTTTAGTAGTGAGGCTAGCGGCAGGCTAAGCTAATAATGCACTGTAATGGAATCTTAGCTACCCGAGCTTTTTTATGCTAGCTGTGCCAGTGTTAGTGTGTATTTCTTCATATTGGCTAGCAAGACAACttaataatgtttatttataaatggcaatatttttttcaataacATTAGCAAACGTTTCAGTCGTGACGTTGAAGTGAACATAATTTGATTAGTGTTGAATTGAACAGCATGCGTTAGCTGCCTTGCTGTGGAGAGCTAGTTGGCTAAAGTAAAACCTCTAAACTTGTGTTTGCCACCACAAAcagattgtaacatccagtgtCTTCTCTTGCAGGAGAGTGAAGGAGGTCTCTACGTGTGCATGAACACTTTCCTGGGCTTCGGGAGCCAGTATGTGGAAAGGCACCACGCTCGGACCGGTCAGAGGGCTTATTTCCACATCACCCGTACGCGGAAGGCCAAGGTGGACAGTCATGATTTCTTCTCCCAAACGACAGTTGACACACACCTCCGTTATTTTGGACACTGTGTGTACGTCATTTCGCTCCGGGTTCAAGTGGACCCGCTGTAATCTCGTATCCTGATGGATATGCTATGTTCTCTCACAGAAGGAAGATGATAGCAACTCCGGATCTGGACATCCACCGAAGAAGAAGCCCACCAGACTGGCTATAGGTCAGATCGGGAGCCATTACAAACACGGATGATACGGGATTGTCCTTTTTAAGATTGACGTGCGTCTACCCCCCCTTGTTCAGGGATCGAAGGAGGTTTCGATGTGGAGCAGGAGCAGTACGAGGAGGATCTAAAGGTGGTTGTTTTACCTGATAGACAAGAAGTGACGTCGGAAGGCCTTGCTGCCATGCCTGACGTTGTGAAAGAGCGGGTGAGGacatgtgtatttaaaaaaaataatatacaattattatttACTATCATGTTAATAGACACATTCTAATACAGTGATTGCTCTTCTTACATGTTTGCATTATATTCTGTTCATTTTAGCACATTGGGCAACAGACACATGCTCATAAACTGTTACTTGCAGATGAACGTTGAGCTGTTTTTCACAACTAGTTTCTTTCTTTCGATATCTTTTGTCATTCCACCAGGTGTCCCTGTCAATGGCGGGTATAATGGCAGCCGACTCGGTGTCTCACACTTTACAAGTTCAACAGTGGGATGGAGAGGTGAGGCAGGAGTCGAAGCACGCCACTCACCTTAAACAGCTTGACACTGGAGTCAAGATCCCTCCCAGGTGAGACTTCAGCCCGTTTTATATTAAGTCACCGTGAACTTCCTCTTGTAGACTGGTGTTTGcaaacaagagcaggaccatgAGGGAAAGGTCAATCCTCCCAGGCCcgttaaattaaatcaaatgca
Proteins encoded in this region:
- the LOC137915774 gene encoding prolyl 3-hydroxylase 3-like — protein: MSLLSGCFAAYVAFHLVAVAVFSVSFAAPSRGSPKASALLQPYDLLYYSGVRAYFNKEWGKAAGLLEKSIAAKDSLHRIRRRCHDECAAAGKEAFDKLDSENGNLWDLWALDWIQQKAECLKFCMGLSVTHVGQLPVSTDIEYEFSSRNPYNFLQVTYYKVEKLQKAASAAHTYFMANPNHLEMRNNIEKYRRMKGVREDAFQDREIEHEKHWVLYDSALQHEASSDWVKAVEKWKACVNETMKQIEECRVQCEVASQPLPEDRGVDGVDGVFEKAAALSLSLLAFRQSCVTQVATRPGRISAQEDFLPLQLEHLHIAQFKAGDVRGAVQTLHAFLLFYPSDKDSLGNLQLYYESLGGDTEPQSTQPAQEIVTYVSRSLQEKELLYFGMENLDFTFIDPDLWTPEEVVPESLRDVWRAEKEKMNDKMQAGDEQEEVDDSGFFAGGPVPRVGVTITMDDLSLKGTNRVVLDGVMTEKECERILHLAAAATIAGDGYRGRRSPHTPHETFEGLTVLRAVKLAQDGLVNQTDSRLLHELGERVRDLLHSYFRSPSGLFITFTHLVCRTAVAGDQEGRMDLSHPVHVDNCLLEPETKQCWREPPAFIHRDLSAILYLNDNFDGGELFFTSRDAKTETARVKPSCGRLVGFSSGPVNPHGVTAVTSGRRCALALWFSKEKLYRDMEREEAEAIWAADGQQVVKKDEEEEGKVIRNARSQAPKERRRGNVVGGRDEL